One Staphylococcus ratti DNA segment encodes these proteins:
- a CDS encoding NAD kinase encodes MRYAILSKGDSKSEALKHKMMSHMYDFKMIEDKENPEIVISVGGDGTLLQAFHQYSHMLSRCAFVGIHTGHLGFYADWLPHEVEKLIIEINNSEFQVIEYPLLEIIVRYNDKGYETRHLALNEATMKTENGTTLVVDLDIRGQHFERFRGDGLCISTPSGSTAYNKALGGALIHPSLEAIQIAEIASINNRVFRTVGSPLVLPKHHTCHVKPVNHDSILTTIDHVSIKHKNVNAIQYRVANEKIRFARFRPFPFWKRVHDSFISSGDDL; translated from the coding sequence ATGCGTTACGCAATTTTGTCAAAAGGTGACTCTAAATCAGAGGCATTAAAGCATAAAATGATGAGTCATATGTATGATTTCAAAATGATTGAAGATAAAGAAAATCCTGAAATCGTAATTTCTGTTGGTGGAGATGGAACGTTATTACAAGCGTTCCACCAGTATAGCCATATGCTTTCAAGATGTGCCTTTGTAGGTATTCATACAGGACACCTTGGTTTTTATGCAGATTGGTTACCGCATGAAGTTGAAAAACTTATCATTGAAATTAATAATTCAGAGTTTCAAGTGATTGAATATCCATTACTTGAAATCATAGTACGTTATAATGATAAGGGCTACGAAACGCGCCATCTCGCATTGAATGAAGCTACGATGAAAACCGAAAATGGAACAACACTTGTCGTTGATTTAGATATTCGTGGTCAGCACTTTGAACGTTTTAGAGGAGATGGTTTATGTATTTCTACGCCATCAGGCTCAACCGCGTATAATAAGGCGTTAGGTGGCGCTTTGATACACCCATCACTAGAGGCGATTCAAATCGCGGAAATTGCTTCTATTAATAACCGTGTTTTTAGAACAGTAGGTTCTCCACTTGTATTGCCTAAGCATCATACGTGTCATGTTAAACCTGTAAATCATGATTCTATACTGACGACGATTGACCATGTCAGTATTAAACATAAAAATGTGAATGCGATTCAATATCGTGTTGCGAATGAAAAAATTCGATTTGCACGTTTTAGACCGTTCCCATTTTGGAAGCGTGTACACGACTCATTCATTTCAAGTGGCGATGATTTATGA
- a CDS encoding GTP pyrophosphokinase, which yields MNQWEIFLAPYRQAIDELKIKLKGLRKEYQVTEHNSPIEFVTGRVKPITSIIDKANKRGIPFDCLREEMYDIAGLRMMCQFVDDIDKVVELLRQRKDFKVVEERDYIKDTKQSGYRSYHVIIEYPIETLEGQKTILAEIQIRTLAMNFWATIEHTLRYKYDGDYPPEIQKRLERAAEAAFLLDEEMSEIKEEIKEAQKFYSKKRADKHENRGVE from the coding sequence ATGAACCAATGGGAAATTTTTCTAGCGCCTTATCGTCAAGCGATTGATGAACTCAAAATCAAACTCAAAGGTTTGCGTAAAGAATATCAAGTTACAGAACATAATTCACCAATTGAATTTGTGACTGGACGCGTCAAACCGATTACGAGCATTATTGACAAGGCAAATAAAAGGGGCATTCCATTTGACTGTCTACGTGAAGAAATGTATGACATTGCTGGATTACGTATGATGTGTCAATTTGTGGATGATATTGATAAAGTTGTTGAATTGTTACGTCAACGTAAAGATTTCAAAGTTGTTGAAGAACGTGATTATATCAAAGATACGAAACAAAGTGGGTATCGTTCTTACCATGTCATTATTGAATATCCAATCGAAACGTTAGAAGGTCAAAAGACGATTTTGGCAGAAATCCAAATACGGACATTAGCGATGAATTTTTGGGCGACAATCGAACATACATTACGTTATAAGTATGATGGTGATTACCCTCCAGAAATTCAAAAACGCTTGGAACGGGCAGCTGAAGCCGCTTTTTTACTAGACGAAGAAATGTCAGAAATTAAAGAAGAAATTAAAGAAGCTCAAAAGTTTTATTCCAAAAAACGTGCAGATAAGCATGAAAACCGTGGGGTGGAGTAA
- a CDS encoding CYTH domain-containing protein, producing the protein MAIEREIEFKQLLDFSSYKSIKATYFKEAIPFTQINYYIDTPDFQIQSQKMALRIREKSNHSLEMTLKVPDTIGLNEYNFDTHISPKSNQYIEVSQIPEAIQKVLIEKNVAVQKLQVLGDLKTHRFEKHINDGLLVLDHSCYLGKEDYELEFEVTDYEQGKKSFETLLSQFDLTHTEPKNKVRRFFEYQATLNYNDKE; encoded by the coding sequence ATGGCAATAGAACGAGAAATTGAATTCAAACAACTTTTAGATTTTTCAAGCTATAAAAGCATTAAAGCAACTTATTTTAAAGAAGCAATCCCTTTTACTCAAATTAATTATTATATCGATACACCAGATTTTCAAATCCAATCACAAAAAATGGCATTGCGCATTAGAGAAAAATCAAACCATTCGTTAGAAATGACATTAAAAGTCCCAGACACCATCGGCCTTAATGAGTATAATTTTGACACGCACATCTCACCCAAAAGCAATCAATATATAGAGGTATCGCAAATACCTGAAGCGATTCAAAAAGTTCTTATCGAAAAAAATGTCGCGGTTCAAAAACTTCAAGTTTTAGGCGACCTCAAAACACACCGTTTCGAAAAGCACATTAATGATGGTTTGTTGGTGCTCGATCATAGTTGTTACTTAGGTAAGGAAGATTATGAATTAGAATTTGAAGTGACAGATTACGAACAAGGAAAAAAATCATTTGAAACGTTATTAAGTCAATTCGATTTAACACATACCGAACCTAAAAATAAAGTGCGTCGCTTTTTCGAATATCAAGCAACGCTCAATTATAATGACAAGGAATAG
- a CDS encoding truncated hemoglobin: MPPTPYEIIGQEALNDMIDHFYTLVEQDDRINHLFPGDFKETSRKQKQFLTQFLGGPNLYTEEHGHPMLRQRHLPFKIDEHAKEAWLENMHIAIKTAQLPHGVDEYLYERLKLTAAHMVNTEY, from the coding sequence ATGCCCCCAACGCCCTATGAAATCATCGGTCAAGAAGCATTAAATGACATGATTGATCACTTTTATACACTTGTTGAACAAGATGATAGAATTAATCACTTATTTCCTGGTGATTTTAAAGAGACAAGTCGCAAGCAAAAACAATTTCTTACCCAGTTTTTAGGAGGTCCAAATCTCTATACTGAAGAACATGGACACCCTATGTTACGTCAAAGACACTTACCGTTCAAAATTGACGAACATGCTAAAGAAGCTTGGCTAGAAAATATGCATATCGCTATTAAAACGGCACAACTCCCTCATGGTGTTGATGAGTATTTATACGAGCGTTTAAAGTTAACTGCAGCACATATGGTTAACACAGAATATTAA
- the yjbH gene encoding protease adaptor protein YjbH — MTKELRAVVHSCQEESNANLSPVSKIEIYSFFDPFSKDSFKLSAVLSKLKIEYSQYIRIRHILNPSLRVLTKCQAQSTSDRDNIALAFKAAELQGRARAHRFMHLIQNEIIPKPDIVTEEMISKCIINAGLDFEVYQEDLTHGNLRESLKVDLHIAREMDVELAPSLVFFNEDIQEEGLKVEGLYPYHIYTYIINEMMGNQIEKQLPPKLAEYIHQKQLVTEEELLTIYEWPEKTLKKELKKLLLQQKIEKIKYPGGEFWKSKM, encoded by the coding sequence ATGACGAAAGAATTAAGAGCTGTTGTTCATAGTTGTCAAGAAGAGTCCAATGCGAACCTCTCTCCTGTGAGCAAAATTGAAATTTATTCTTTTTTCGATCCTTTTAGCAAAGATAGTTTTAAATTATCTGCCGTTTTATCGAAATTAAAAATTGAATACAGCCAATATATCCGTATTCGTCATATTCTTAACCCTTCATTACGTGTATTGACGAAATGTCAGGCTCAAAGTACATCAGATAGAGATAACATTGCATTAGCATTTAAAGCAGCGGAATTGCAAGGGCGTGCACGTGCACATCGTTTTATGCACCTCATTCAAAACGAAATCATCCCGAAACCAGACATTGTTACTGAAGAGATGATTTCTAAATGTATCATAAATGCTGGCTTGGACTTTGAGGTCTATCAAGAAGATTTAACACATGGTAATTTGCGTGAAAGCTTAAAAGTAGATTTGCATATTGCGCGTGAAATGGATGTAGAATTGGCACCTTCACTCGTATTTTTTAATGAAGATATTCAAGAAGAAGGCTTGAAGGTTGAGGGGTTGTACCCGTATCATATTTATACGTATATCATTAATGAGATGATGGGAAACCAAATCGAAAAACAGTTGCCACCGAAATTAGCAGAATACATTCATCAGAAGCAACTCGTTACAGAAGAAGAACTATTAACCATTTACGAGTGGCCAGAAAAAACGCTAAAAAAAGAACTTAAAAAGCTGCTTTTACAACAGAAGATTGAAAAAATAAAATATCCAGGCGGCGAATTTTGGAAGTCAAAAATGTAA
- a CDS encoding ABC transporter permease: protein MKHYKIFKDVIKLLKRNKRQSILTSIAIGIATFVVLIVLSSQTYTFNSLSEGLNIDKNTTSLTFTPHNKLDLEGFTDKDRSLIEKEIGFQPKLISSSYGKVIPTEFQQQRQNLSFRTEDNLSENQVGLPEVLMGKKIQETTKANQIAISDKALKRLSRNDNIQRYLGETLTIGKQQYKIDTIYQSSAVKEVLPDLILSNKTEQQLLKNHIFYDQMDVSTNESGTIYKMLAILDEHGVNKEKGTYDFIDNVQVYEDTKNETNTILNFIAILSSISIFVAGFGVMNAMFSTVNERSKEIAIRRALGAKKSQIYMSYLIEGTLLSTIGGLIGVAAALVFIILMNLSGMVATVSVMQVIITLVINACLGVVFSILPAMVAANKNVIEGMK, encoded by the coding sequence GTGAAACACTATAAAATTTTTAAAGATGTAATAAAATTGTTAAAACGTAATAAAAGGCAAAGTATTCTAACGTCTATCGCTATAGGAATAGCAACATTTGTCGTTTTAATTGTATTATCAAGTCAAACGTATACATTTAATTCTTTGTCTGAAGGACTCAATATAGACAAAAATACAACGTCATTAACATTTACACCGCATAATAAGTTAGATTTAGAAGGTTTCACAGATAAGGATCGCAGTTTAATCGAAAAAGAAATAGGGTTTCAACCTAAATTAATTTCTAGCTCTTATGGCAAAGTAATTCCTACTGAATTTCAACAACAACGTCAAAATTTAAGCTTTAGAACTGAAGATAATTTGAGCGAAAATCAAGTCGGGTTACCTGAAGTATTAATGGGCAAAAAGATTCAAGAGACAACAAAAGCAAATCAAATTGCCATCAGTGATAAAGCGCTTAAGCGTTTATCTAGAAATGATAACATTCAGCGTTATTTAGGAGAAACGTTAACAATCGGAAAGCAACAATATAAAATAGACACAATTTACCAAAGTTCAGCTGTGAAAGAAGTACTGCCTGACCTTATCTTGTCGAATAAAACAGAGCAGCAACTATTAAAAAATCATATTTTTTATGACCAAATGGATGTATCAACAAACGAATCAGGTACGATTTATAAAATGTTAGCGATACTAGATGAACACGGGGTTAATAAAGAAAAAGGTACTTATGATTTTATCGATAATGTACAAGTTTATGAAGATACTAAAAATGAAACGAACACGATTCTTAATTTTATAGCTATTTTATCAAGTATATCGATTTTTGTAGCGGGATTTGGCGTTATGAATGCCATGTTTTCAACTGTAAACGAGAGAAGTAAGGAAATTGCAATCAGGCGAGCATTAGGAGCAAAAAAATCACAAATTTATATGTCTTATCTTATCGAAGGGACGTTGCTTTCTACTATTGGAGGTTTGATAGGTGTCGCTGCGGCATTGGTGTTTATTATTTTAATGAACCTTTCTGGAATGGTAGCAACAGTGTCTGTGATGCAAGTAATAATTACATTAGTCATCAATGCATGTTTAGGTGTTGTGTTTAGTATTTTACCTGCAATGGTTGCGGCGAATAAAAATGTAATAGAAGGTATGAAGTAG
- a CDS encoding ABC transporter ATP-binding protein: MNAIIECIGLKKDYRNGAESNRVLHHIDLTIQEGEFISIMGTSGVGKSTLINILGLLDSDYEGEYQFNGTHVNTMSDDKLSEYRNNYIGFIFQHFNLIDEYKVRENIELPFLYSKHKIDFKKIEQLAQRLGVMEKLNDYPQNLSGGQKQRVAIIRALINNPKLIIADEPTGALDVQTRDEILNVLVQLNNEGKTIILVTHDPEVAHYSSKILEIKDGKLIEKLGTKRETL, translated from the coding sequence ATGAATGCAATTATAGAATGTATAGGTTTGAAAAAGGATTATAGAAACGGCGCTGAAAGCAATCGTGTGCTTCATCATATCGACTTAACCATTCAAGAGGGTGAATTTATCTCAATTATGGGAACGTCAGGGGTCGGAAAATCCACACTGATTAATATTTTAGGATTACTTGATTCAGACTATGAAGGTGAGTATCAATTTAATGGAACACATGTTAATACAATGAGCGATGATAAATTGTCAGAATATAGAAATAATTATATCGGTTTTATATTCCAGCACTTTAACCTCATTGATGAATATAAAGTAAGAGAAAATATTGAACTGCCATTTTTATATTCCAAACATAAAATAGACTTTAAAAAGATAGAACAATTAGCTCAACGTTTAGGCGTGATGGAGAAATTAAATGACTATCCACAAAACCTTTCCGGGGGGCAAAAGCAGAGGGTGGCAATTATAAGAGCGCTCATCAATAACCCCAAATTGATTATAGCGGATGAACCAACAGGCGCACTGGATGTACAAACAAGAGACGAAATTTTAAATGTTTTGGTGCAACTTAACAACGAAGGGAAAACGATTATTTTAGTGACACACGACCCAGAAGTTGCGCATTATAGTTCTAAAATTTTAGAAATAAAAGATGGCAAATTAATCGAGAAATTAGGTACGAAACGTGAAACACTATAA
- the pepF gene encoding oligoendopeptidase F has translation MTQQLTRAEQEQQHPEYTWDLTTIFESDEAWEKAFKNVESYLGKETAFKGHLADDAETLYQALSLEDEIETELEEVYVYAHLKQDQDTANDTYTSFEARAHQLAIKMSAAWSFLVPELLQIDEARLQSFVDTHEGLKRFAFDLKLINEQRPHVLDEEREKLLTEAQDALSTPSNVFSMFDNADLTFEDAIDQEGNAHPLTQGTFIKYLESDDRMLRASAYNNVYKAYGAYNNTLGATLAGEVKKHVFNARAHRYKTAREQALSRTHIPEEVYDNLVKTVHQYLPLLHRYTKLRKTLLGLDDLKMYDMYTPMVKDIKFDMPYDEAVEWMLKGLEPMGEEYLNVVKEGLENRWVDVYENKGKRSGGYSSGAHKTNPFILLNWSNTISDLYTLVHEFGHSAHSYFSRKNQPSNQSDYTIFVAEVASTCNEALLSHYMDKHLDDKHRLLLLNQELERFRATLFRQTMFAEFEHKIHQIEEAGEPLTATRMNEEYAKLNRQYFGDTVETDDNISKEWSRIPHFYMNYYVYQYATGYSAAQSLSHQILTEGQPAVERYINEFLKKGSSNYPIEILKNAGVDMTTPKPIEDACKVFEEKLDAFEKLMKA, from the coding sequence ATGACACAACAACTTACGAGAGCAGAACAAGAACAACAACATCCTGAATACACTTGGGACTTAACGACTATTTTTGAAAGTGATGAAGCGTGGGAAAAAGCGTTTAAAAACGTGGAAAGTTATCTAGGCAAAGAAACGGCTTTTAAAGGACATCTTGCAGACGATGCTGAAACACTTTATCAAGCGTTGAGTTTAGAAGATGAAATCGAAACGGAACTAGAAGAGGTTTATGTGTATGCGCACCTTAAACAAGATCAAGATACTGCAAATGACACATATACAAGCTTTGAAGCACGTGCACACCAATTAGCAATTAAAATGAGTGCTGCGTGGAGCTTTTTAGTCCCAGAATTACTACAAATCGACGAAGCACGTTTACAATCGTTTGTAGATACCCATGAAGGTTTGAAACGTTTTGCATTTGATTTAAAATTAATTAATGAACAACGTCCACATGTATTGGATGAAGAGAGAGAAAAACTATTAACTGAAGCGCAAGATGCTTTATCAACACCAAGTAATGTATTTAGCATGTTTGACAATGCAGACCTTACATTTGAAGATGCGATAGATCAAGAAGGCAATGCGCATCCATTGACACAAGGAACATTTATTAAGTATTTAGAATCAGATGATCGTATGTTACGAGCGTCTGCGTATAACAATGTTTATAAAGCATACGGAGCATATAACAATACATTAGGTGCAACGTTAGCCGGAGAAGTTAAGAAGCATGTGTTTAATGCGCGTGCCCACCGTTATAAGACGGCGCGTGAACAAGCGTTAAGCCGTACACACATCCCTGAAGAAGTATATGACAACTTAGTTAAAACGGTTCATCAATACTTACCGTTACTTCATCGCTATACGAAATTGCGTAAAACATTGTTAGGGTTAGATGACCTAAAAATGTATGATATGTATACACCGATGGTTAAAGATATCAAGTTCGATATGCCATATGATGAAGCTGTAGAATGGATGTTAAAAGGTCTTGAACCGATGGGTGAAGAATACCTTAACGTCGTTAAAGAAGGATTGGAAAACCGCTGGGTTGACGTGTATGAAAACAAAGGGAAACGTTCAGGTGGCTATTCTTCAGGGGCGCATAAAACGAATCCATTCATTTTGTTAAACTGGTCAAATACAATATCAGATTTATATACGCTTGTACATGAGTTTGGTCACTCAGCGCATAGTTACTTTAGTCGCAAAAACCAACCATCGAACCAAAGTGATTATACAATTTTTGTCGCTGAAGTAGCATCTACATGTAATGAGGCATTGTTAAGTCATTATATGGATAAGCATTTAGACGACAAACATCGTTTACTGTTGCTTAATCAAGAGCTAGAACGTTTCCGTGCGACATTATTCCGCCAAACAATGTTTGCTGAATTTGAACATAAAATTCATCAAATCGAAGAAGCGGGAGAGCCGTTAACAGCGACGCGAATGAACGAAGAATATGCTAAATTAAATCGTCAATATTTCGGAGACACTGTTGAAACAGATGACAATATTAGTAAAGAATGGTCACGTATTCCGCATTTCTATATGAATTACTATGTGTATCAATATGCAACGGGGTATAGTGCAGCGCAAAGTTTAAGTCACCAAATTTTAACAGAAGGTCAACCAGCAGTAGAACGTTATATTAATGAATTTTTGAAAAAAGGAAGTTCAAACTACCCAATCGAAATTTTGAAAAATGCAGGGGTAGATATGACAACACCAAAGCCAATTGAAGATGCATGTAAGGTGTTTGAGGAAAAATTAGACGCTTTTGAAAAATTAATGAAAGCTTGA
- a CDS encoding competence protein CoiA: MYHDEVKLMLTAMNEQNKQVVATHASRFERYHCPICKEFLVLKQGAKVTPHFAHPSGKIHLNQKGGETLQHLHMKQWLYETFKKHYDDVKLEPYLQSIKQIPDITVNQWAIEIQLSPIKLETIQSRTTGLNQLGYQVVWVTEVPRCRNGIYYLTQRHQACMNPLTRTLYCLNEKTEKIHALSKMIPLASKSFIGQSQTFSVGQLFERLSTTSHQMTVVHKLSQAYIENYLTQCRRKNSVLEPHLSLIYQLQYTDTQVIKLTGFVFPEQIYFLTHPIYWQLTVLKALHNGGLPATAVTKILKPRHFAYKNVNYHKLMNTMIHSYLKLLHVA, encoded by the coding sequence GTGTATCATGATGAGGTGAAGTTAATGTTAACAGCAATGAATGAACAAAACAAACAAGTTGTAGCAACACATGCATCGCGCTTTGAACGGTATCATTGTCCGATTTGTAAAGAATTCCTAGTTTTGAAGCAAGGCGCTAAAGTAACACCTCATTTTGCGCATCCATCTGGTAAAATTCATTTGAATCAAAAAGGTGGCGAGACGTTACAACATTTACACATGAAACAATGGCTTTATGAGACATTCAAAAAGCATTATGATGATGTAAAACTAGAACCGTATCTTCAATCGATTAAGCAAATACCAGATATTACAGTTAATCAGTGGGCAATTGAGATTCAATTAAGCCCTATTAAACTAGAAACCATCCAGTCTAGGACAACAGGTTTAAATCAATTGGGCTATCAAGTTGTGTGGGTAACAGAAGTCCCACGATGTAGAAATGGAATTTATTATTTAACGCAACGTCATCAAGCATGCATGAATCCATTAACGAGAACGCTGTATTGCTTAAACGAAAAAACAGAAAAAATTCATGCGCTTTCAAAAATGATACCGCTCGCTTCGAAATCATTTATAGGTCAGTCGCAAACATTTTCTGTCGGTCAATTGTTTGAACGGTTAAGTACAACGTCGCATCAAATGACCGTAGTGCATAAACTTTCTCAAGCATATATAGAAAATTATTTAACGCAGTGTAGGCGGAAAAATAGCGTGCTTGAGCCACATTTATCATTGATATATCAATTACAATATACGGATACACAAGTTATTAAACTTACAGGATTTGTATTCCCTGAACAAATTTACTTTTTGACGCATCCTATTTATTGGCAGTTAACGGTTTTGAAAGCACTTCATAATGGTGGATTACCAGCTACTGCTGTAACTAAGATACTCAAACCTAGGCATTTTGCATACAAAAATGTCAATTATCACAAATTGATGAACACAATGATTCATTCGTATTTAAAATTATTGCATGTAGCGTAG
- a CDS encoding adaptor protein MecA, with protein MRIERIDDTTIKLFITYKDIEARGFKREDLWTNRKRGEEFFWSMMEEVNQEEDFVVEGPLWIQVHAFEKGVEVTISKSKNEELMQMSEEDSAIDEFDSQLNDLLAQSLKAQSAESSEEEEIESQIQSQRQSRMKAVASNTLIFKFDGLEALIAYAYQNNQKLTQYEDLLYLLNNEYYYMVHCDSDVTETEIHDFYSQVLEFAVPTDKTELYLNDYGKIVMSHNVIEQVKRYFSQD; from the coding sequence ATGAGAATAGAACGCATTGATGACACGACAATAAAGTTGTTTATCACTTACAAAGATATAGAAGCACGCGGATTTAAACGTGAAGATCTATGGACGAATCGTAAACGTGGAGAAGAATTCTTTTGGTCAATGATGGAAGAAGTTAACCAAGAAGAAGACTTTGTCGTTGAAGGTCCATTGTGGATTCAAGTTCATGCTTTTGAAAAAGGCGTAGAAGTGACCATTTCTAAATCAAAAAATGAAGAATTAATGCAAATGTCTGAAGAAGACAGTGCGATAGATGAGTTTGATAGTCAATTAAATGATTTATTAGCGCAGTCATTAAAGGCACAATCAGCAGAGTCAAGTGAGGAAGAAGAGATTGAGTCTCAAATACAATCGCAACGTCAATCACGAATGAAGGCTGTAGCGTCTAATACGCTGATTTTCAAATTTGATGGCTTAGAAGCTTTGATTGCATATGCTTACCAAAACAATCAAAAATTAACACAATACGAAGATTTATTATATCTGTTAAATAATGAATATTATTATATGGTTCATTGTGATTCTGATGTGACTGAAACAGAAATCCACGACTTCTACAGTCAAGTCTTGGAATTTGCTGTGCCAACAGATAAAACAGAATTGTATTTAAATGATTACGGTAAAATTGTAATGAGTCATAATGTTATTGAACAAGTTAAACGTTATTTCTCACAAGACTAA
- the spxA gene encoding transcriptional regulator SpxA, giving the protein MVTLFTSPSCTSCRKAKAWLQEHDIPYTERNIFSEHLTLDEIKQILKMTEDGTDEIISTRSKTYQKLNVDIDALPLQDLYGIIQDNPGILRRPIILDEKRLQVGYNEDEIRRFLPRKVRTFQLQEAQRMVD; this is encoded by the coding sequence ATGGTAACATTATTTACTTCACCAAGTTGCACATCTTGCCGTAAAGCGAAAGCATGGTTACAAGAACATGACATTCCGTATACGGAGCGAAATATTTTTTCTGAACATTTAACTTTAGATGAAATAAAACAAATTTTAAAAATGACTGAAGACGGAACTGATGAAATCATTTCAACGCGTTCTAAAACATACCAAAAGTTGAACGTAGACATTGATGCATTACCTTTACAAGATTTGTATGGTATCATTCAAGATAATCCTGGTATTTTACGACGTCCAATTATTTTAGACGAGAAACGTTTGCAAGTAGGTTACAACGAAGATGAAATTCGTCGTTTCTTACCACGTAAAGTGCGTACTTTCCAATTACAAGAAGCACAACGCATGGTGGACTAA
- the trpS gene encoding tryptophan--tRNA ligase yields MKTLFSGIQPSGIPTIGNYIGALKQFVEIQDDYDCYFCIVDQHAITVPQDRLKLRQQIRQLAAIYLATGLNPDKVTLFIQSEVPAHVQAGWMLTTISSIGELERMTQFKDKSQKQNDGIPAGLLTYPPLMAADIILYNTDIVPVGDDQKQHIELTRNLVDRFNHRYNDILTKPEIQMPEVGGRVMSLQDPTKKMSKSDDNPKNFISLLDEPRVAAKKIKSAVTDSDGLIKFDKENKPGISNLLTIYSSLTGESIKTLETRYENEGYGQFKGDLAEIVAQFLTDFQEKYEAFYHSERLDAILDEGRDKAHRTSFKTLKKMEKAMGLGRKRK; encoded by the coding sequence ATGAAAACATTATTCTCAGGCATTCAACCTAGCGGTATACCCACAATCGGCAATTATATCGGTGCACTCAAACAATTTGTTGAGATTCAAGATGATTACGATTGTTATTTCTGTATTGTGGATCAACATGCGATTACGGTGCCTCAAGATCGTTTGAAATTACGTCAACAAATACGTCAACTTGCTGCAATTTACTTAGCAACTGGACTTAATCCAGACAAAGTCACGCTCTTCATCCAATCAGAAGTGCCAGCTCATGTTCAAGCTGGGTGGATGTTGACGACGATTTCCTCTATTGGTGAACTTGAACGTATGACTCAATTCAAAGACAAATCACAAAAACAAAATGATGGTATTCCTGCTGGATTATTAACTTATCCACCATTAATGGCTGCCGACATTATTTTATACAATACAGATATCGTTCCTGTAGGCGACGATCAAAAACAACATATCGAATTAACGCGCAACCTTGTTGATCGCTTTAATCATCGTTATAACGATATTCTCACTAAACCTGAAATTCAAATGCCAGAAGTAGGCGGACGTGTAATGAGTCTTCAAGATCCTACTAAAAAAATGAGCAAAAGTGATGATAATCCGAAAAATTTCATTTCATTACTTGATGAACCTCGCGTTGCCGCTAAAAAAATTAAAAGTGCTGTAACGGATTCCGATGGGCTTATTAAATTTGATAAAGAAAATAAACCTGGCATTTCAAATTTATTAACGATTTATTCAAGCTTAACTGGCGAAAGCATCAAAACCCTCGAAACACGCTATGAAAATGAAGGCTACGGCCAATTTAAAGGGGATTTAGCTGAAATTGTAGCGCAGTTCTTAACTGATTTCCAAGAGAAATATGAAGCATTTTATCATTCTGAACGTCTGGATGCAATTTTAGATGAAGGACGCGACAAAGCACACCGTACATCATTTAAAACATTGAAAAAAATGGAAAAAGCGATGGGTCTAGGGCGAAAACGTAAATAA